The proteins below are encoded in one region of bacterium:
- the lpxB gene encoding lipid-A-disaccharide synthase, whose translation MPTSPDILIVAGEASGDLHGARLVQALKAAAPTCRIFGIGGDGMAGAGMELLFHIRDMAVVGFSEVIRHLPFLRKVMATLLAEVERRRPAVVILIDYPGFNLRLARRLQRHGCKILYYIAPQVWAWGKNRIPKMAKLVDELAVVFPFEEPLFADAGVRTHFVGHPLLEGLSPRLSRREFFAAHGFVEGKPLLGLLPGSRHHEIMRLLPDMITTAQQLRQRHPGLQIAVGQAPTLPVRLYQEMIPNGEVRLLSDATYELMRDSTACLVCSGTATLETACFGTPLAIVYRVSRLSYAIGKRLVKLPHIGLVNVVANRKIAPEFVQEAFQPQHVAEALSPYLQPTPEREAICQALLQVRERLGTPGASQRTAAIALRLAGVSPATEE comes from the coding sequence ATGCCCACCTCTCCCGACATTCTCATTGTGGCCGGCGAAGCCAGCGGCGATTTGCACGGCGCCCGTCTGGTGCAGGCGCTCAAGGCTGCGGCGCCCACCTGCCGCATCTTTGGCATCGGCGGTGATGGCATGGCCGGCGCCGGCATGGAATTGCTTTTTCACATTCGCGATATGGCGGTGGTCGGCTTCTCGGAAGTCATTCGCCATCTGCCGTTCCTGCGCAAAGTCATGGCGACGCTGCTGGCCGAAGTCGAACGCCGCCGGCCCGCGGTTGTCATTTTGATCGACTATCCCGGCTTCAATCTGCGGCTGGCGCGGCGGCTGCAGCGGCACGGCTGCAAGATTCTCTACTACATCGCGCCGCAAGTGTGGGCGTGGGGCAAGAACCGCATCCCCAAAATGGCGAAATTGGTGGATGAGCTGGCGGTGGTGTTTCCCTTCGAAGAACCGTTGTTTGCCGATGCCGGCGTGCGCACGCATTTCGTCGGACATCCGCTGCTGGAAGGTTTGTCGCCCCGCCTCTCCCGCCGGGAATTCTTTGCGGCGCACGGATTCGTTGAAGGCAAACCGTTGCTCGGACTTTTACCCGGCAGCCGGCATCATGAGATCATGCGTCTGCTGCCGGATATGATCACCACCGCCCAGCAATTGCGTCAACGCCACCCCGGTCTGCAAATCGCCGTGGGACAGGCGCCGACTTTGCCGGTGCGCCTCTATCAAGAAATGATCCCCAATGGCGAAGTGCGCTTGCTCAGTGATGCCACTTACGAGTTGATGCGCGACAGCACTGCCTGCCTGGTGTGTTCGGGCACGGCCACGCTGGAGACCGCCTGCTTCGGCACGCCGCTCGCGATCGTCTATCGCGTTTCGCGGCTGTCTTATGCCATTGGCAAGCGTCTTGTCAAGCTGCCGCATATCGGTTTGGTGAATGTCGTGGCGAATCGCAAAATCGCGCCGGAATTCGTGCAGGAGGCGTTTCAACCGCAACACGTGGCGGAGGCGCTGTCACCCTATTTGCAGCCCACGCCGGAGCGGGAAGCGATTTGCCAAGCCTTGTTGCAGGTGCGCGAGCGGTTGGGCACGCCCGGCGCCAGTCAGCGCACGGCCGCCATTGCTTTGCGCCTGGCCGGCGTGAGCCCTGCGACAGAGGAGTAA
- a CDS encoding isoprenylcysteine carboxylmethyltransferase family protein, with protein sequence MDLRASLFKYRSYTPIPLLIAILLLAKPTPVSLITGFLVALAGESLRLWGVRHAGGATRTTGQVGAGAVLITHGPFAYVRNPLYLGNFILSLGLCLMANAWMPWMLLVFVAAFAWQYRMIIALEEEHLQQRFGQVYTDYFNNVPRFLPRLTPFNKQPVDVMPLRRALKIERNTLMSFTAVSLAIFLIWRF encoded by the coding sequence ATGGATCTGCGCGCGTCGTTGTTCAAGTATCGGAGTTACACCCCGATTCCGTTGCTGATCGCAATTCTGCTGCTGGCAAAGCCCACGCCCGTCAGCTTGATCACCGGTTTTCTGGTTGCCCTGGCCGGGGAAAGCCTGCGGCTGTGGGGCGTGCGGCACGCCGGCGGCGCCACCCGCACCACCGGGCAGGTGGGCGCGGGCGCGGTGTTGATCACGCACGGACCGTTTGCCTACGTCCGCAATCCGCTTTATCTCGGCAATTTCATTCTGAGCCTGGGTCTGTGCTTGATGGCCAATGCCTGGATGCCGTGGATGCTGCTGGTGTTCGTGGCGGCCTTTGCCTGGCAATACCGCATGATCATCGCATTGGAAGAGGAACACTTGCAGCAGCGCTTTGGCCAGGTCTACACCGACTATTTCAACAACGTGCCGCGCTTTCTGCCACGCTTGACGCCCTTCAATAAGCAACCGGTCGACGTGATGCCACTCCGCCGCGCACTCAAGATCGAGCGCAACACGCTTATGAGTTTTACCGCGGTCAGCTTGGCGATCTTTCTGATCTGGAGATTTTAG